The proteins below come from a single Cannabis sativa cultivar Pink pepper isolate KNU-18-1 chromosome 3, ASM2916894v1, whole genome shotgun sequence genomic window:
- the LOC115710423 gene encoding uncharacterized RING finger protein C57A7.09, giving the protein MSSSVIPYSCEVWQPDHIIDLIPTTNDISGNLSPPQEMVCPEFLIDVFVTYMNNNDDVVQHHTSHHTTPNIYSSTSRYFQFTSQRHHFVESSISWSTISNMLSHMLVPFHAQPLMIQKISTIAREIALQPENLGCKTIPLVIALVVGQERLEQGEQGEEEADRVKVSNSSAGLEKVKIDELGENNCVICLEEMFLGCEAVRLPCFHFYHEDCILNWLEKSNICPLCRFKMPL; this is encoded by the coding sequence ATGTCAAGTTCTGTAATTCCATACAGTTGCGAGGTATGGCAGCCTGATCATATTATTGACTTGATACCAACTACAAACGACATTAGTGGTAATTTGTCACCACCACAAGAGATGGTGTGCCCTGAGTTCTTGATTGATGTGTTTGTAACATATATGAATAATAATGATGATGTCGTACAGCACCACACATCACACCATACGACACCAAATATTTATTCCTCAACCTCAAGGTACTTTCAATTCACAAGTCAACGACACCATTTTGTAGAGAGTAGTATCTCATGGTCCACAATTTCTAACATGCTCTCCCACATGCTGGTTCCCTTTCATGCTCAGCCACTTATGATCCAAAAGATTTCAACTATTGCTCGGGAAATCGCCTTGCAACCTGAAAACTTAGGCTGCAAGACTATTCCACTTGTCATCGCTCTTGTCGTAGGACAAGAGCGATTGGAACAAGGGGAACAGGGAGAAGAAGAAGCCGATCGAGTAAAAGTTTCCAATTCAAGCGCGGGTTTGGAGAAGGTGAAAATTGATGAGTTAGGGGAGAATAATTGTGTGATATGTTTGGAAGAGATGTTCTTAGGGTGTGAAGCTGTTAGGTTGCCTTGTTTCCATTTTTATCATGAAGACTGCATATTGAATTGGCTTGAGAAGAGTAATATCTGCCCTTTGTGCCGGTTTAAGATGCCTTTATAA